One Helianthus annuus cultivar XRQ/B chromosome 12, HanXRQr2.0-SUNRISE, whole genome shotgun sequence genomic region harbors:
- the LOC110896411 gene encoding protein NODULATION SIGNALING PATHWAY 1 — translation MSETMSFGEPDPDLNPDQILGWLDDSTLHSPLILDDLYCTMDDPWFGLDPIDAKTISSSSSSSPIVDLFITDQPQQAASELSKKQKAPEDHTPRVGKNSSGNKKGAGKSAKGDNNIGSNKNGRWAEQLLNPCAAAITTGNMTRVQHLLFVLNELASPSGDANYRLAAHGMQALLHHLHCYQYPHRPDGRLEKAPSFTTSTPKLFKQSLIYFNDINPWFTIPNNIANNAVLQVLSEQDHGSCNALHILDIGVSHGFQWPTLLEALSRRPGGPPPLVRITVVPPTLDNHQLPFASCPPGYDFASNILRFAKDVDINLQFNKLDNIPLRNLNADAISFSEDETLIVCAQFRLHGISHNEPDDRTEFLKLMRNMSPQGVILSDNNMDCSCDNCSSFDSGFARRLDYLWSFLDSTSVAFKGRDMEERRVVEGEAAKALISMCEMNERKEKWGERMNGVGFVKHAFADDVVDQARALLRKYDSRWEMRVEDRSVGLWWKGQPVSFCSLRKTD, via the coding sequence ATGTCTGAAACCATGTCGTTTGGAGAACCGGATCCGGATCTGAACCCGGATCAAATCTTGGGTTGGTTAGATGATTCAACGCTGCACTCGCCATTAATCCTAGATGATCTATATTGCACCATGGATGATCCTTGGTTCGGTTTGGACCCCATTGATGCTAAAACtatttcatcttcatcttcttcttcacctATTGTTGATCTCTTTATTACGGATCAGCCACAACAGGCGGCGTCTGAGCTGTCGAAGAAACAGAAAGCACCCGAGGATCATACGCCACGTGTTGGGAAAAATTCATCCGGAAACAAGAAAGGCGCCGGAAAATCAGCAAAGGGTGATAACAACATTGGTAGTAACAAAAACGGCCGGTGGGCAGAACAGTTGCTGAACCCGTGTGCTGCAGCGATCACAACTGGAAACATGACACGTGTACAACACCTCCTGTTTGTTCTAAATGAATTGGCGTCCCCAAGTGGGGACGCCAATTACAGGCTGGCAGCACACGGGATGCAAGCCCTCCTCCACCACCTTCATTGCTATCAGTATCCGCACAGACCGGATGGTCGATTAGAGAAAGCACCAAGTTTCACCACATCAACGCCGAAACTCTTTAAACAATCTCTAATCTATTTTAACGACATTAATCCATGGTTTACTATCCCTAACAATATTGCTAACAACGCGGTCCTCCAGGTGTTGTCAGAGCAAGATCATGGTTCGTGCAACGCGCTTCACATACTAGATATTGGTGTCTCTCATGGGTTCCAATGGCCCACGCTTCTAGAAGCGCTGAGTCGTAGACCAGGTGGCCCACCACCGCTGGTTCGAATAACTGTCGTCCCACCAACGCTCGACAACCATCAACTTCCCTTTGCAAGCTGTCCACCTGGCTACGACTTCGCCTCTAACATTCTCCGTTTTGCTAAAGATGTCGATATTAATTTACAGTTTAACAAACTGGACAATATTCCTTTGCGAAATCTAAATGCGGACGCCATTAGTTTCTCCGAAGACGAAACTTTAATCGTCTGCGCTCAGTTTAGATTGCACGGCATCAGTCATAACGAACCAGACGACAGAACTGAGTTCTTGAAGTTGATGCGAAATATGAGTCCTCAAGGAGTGATTTTGAGTGATAATAACATGGACTGCAGCTGCGACAACTGCAGCAGCTTCGATTCAGGATTCGCTCGAAGGTTAGACTATTTATGGAGCTTTTTGGACTCGACAAGTGTGGCGTTTAAAGGGAGAGACATGGAAGAAAGAAGAGTTGTAGAAGGTGAAGCTGCGAAAGCATTGATTAGCATGTGTGAGATGAATGAAAGGAAAGAGAAATGGGGCGAGAGGATGAACGGTGTGGGGTTTGTCAAACACGCGTTTGCAGATGATGTTGTGGATCAAGCGCGTGCGCTGTTGAGAAAGTACGACAGTCGCTGGGAAATGCGAGTTGAAGATCGGTCTGTTGGATTATGGTGGAAAGGGCAGCCCGTTTCATTTTGTTCTCTACGGAAAACAGATTAA
- the LOC110894176 gene encoding E3 ubiquitin-protein ligase SPL2 — protein sequence MSVHDQAAVAVLSQVALAADGAVLGLALSYIAVRSVIKYKTTSFALNKVKKAPSVSVSDLRSVLSNSSEHDADTSSSSDEKLVIVRGVVETKSAVNGNWKKQNILVSHESNEKAVILQRTQTCIYNEWRGFFGWTSDFRSLFARHWKQQETSSLRTIPFILVDGGHWPQSDYLTVNLDGSKHPLPLTTVYHNLQPISASPYTFLQAFFGHEYPVGLLDEEKILPVGKEITAVGLVSLKNGTPEVSACNDLPFFLSNMNKAQMVMELDFRTKVLFWSGIVVGSLATGILGYAIVRNWNRFKEWRQRRQIQRQNAAEENNEAEADVAAEEDIGEVPEGQLCVICLMRQRRSAFVPCGHLVCCPRCALSVERDLSPKCPVCRQTIHSSVRIYES from the exons ATGTCGGTTCACGATCAAGCAGCTGTCGCAGTTCTCTCGCAAGTAGCCCTAGCCGCTGACGGTGCAGTTCTCGGTCTAGCGTTATCGTACATTGCAGTCCGCAGCGTCATCAAGTACAAGACGACGTCTTTTGCCTTGAACAAAGTGAAGAAAGCACCTTCGGTCAGCGTTTCCGATCTCCGTTCTGTTCTCTCTAATTCTTCCGAACATGATGCCGATACGAGTAGTTCGAGTGATGAGAAGCTCGTGATTGTTAGAGGCGTTGTGGAGACGAAGTCTGCTGTTAATGGAAACTGGAAGAAACAGAATATTTTGGTGTCTCATGAGTCGAATGAGAAGGCGGTTATCTTGCAGAGGACTCAAACG TGTATATACAACGAATGGAGAGGATTTTTTGGATGGACTTCAGATTTTCGTTCCTTGTTTGCAAGACACTGGAAACAGCAAGAAACTTCATCACTAAGAACG ATTCCTTTTATCCTTGTTGATGGGGGACATTGGCCACAATCTGATTATCTGACTGTAAACTTGGATGGCTCAAAGCATCCTTTACCTCTTACAACTGTATACCACAATTTGCAGCCCATTAGTGCTTCTCCTTACACCTTCCTCCAGGCATTTTTCGGTCACGAGTATCCC GTTGGGCTTCTTGATGAAGAGAAAATTCTACCAGTCGGAAAGGAAATCACTGCAGTTGGTCTAGTCAGCTTGAAAAATGGAACTCCTGAAGTGTCGGCATGCAATGATCTACCTTTTTTCCT atcAAATATGAACAAAGCTCAAATGGTAATGGAACTTGACTTTAGGACAAAAGTTTTGTTTTGGAGTGGAATTGTTGTCGGCTCACTAGCAACTGGTATCCTCGGCTATGCTATCGTAAG GAACTGGAACAGATTTAAAGAATGGAGACAGCGAAGGCAGATTCAGCGGCAAAATGCTGCAGAGGAAAATAATGAAGCCGAAGCTGATGTGGCAGCAGAAGAGGATATCGGTGAAGTTCCAGAAGGGCAGTTGTGTGTGATCTGCTTGATGAGACAACGACGGTCTGCATTTGTACCTTGTGGGCATTTAGTCTGTTGTCCACGATGCGCACTTTCAGTTGAGCGGGATTTGTCTCCCAAATGCCCGGTTTGCAGACAGACGATTCACAGTTCGGTCAGGATATATGAATCTTGA
- the LOC110894175 gene encoding auxin-binding protein ABP19a has product MIHILFILCSLLTFSANAAVQDFCVADLKGPESPAGYSCKPAATVTVDDFMSSGVGSAGNTSNIIKAAVTPAFTEQFPGVNGLGISIARLDVAVGGVIPMHTHPGGSELLLVTQGFIQAGFISSANTVYVKTLKKGDIMLFPQGLLHFQVNAGGVTAVAYASFSSATPGLQILDFALFANDLPSKLVEATTFLDDATVKALKAVLGGTG; this is encoded by the coding sequence atgattCACATTCTCTTCATCCTATGCTCTCTCCTCACCTTCTCCGCAAATGCCGCGGTGCAAGACTTTTGTGTTGCGGACCTGAAAGGTCCAGAAAGCCCAGCAGGCTATTCTTGCAAGCCTGCCGCGACAGTAACCGTAGATGACTTTATGTCATCTGGTGTAGGCTCTGCTGGAAACACTTCCAACATCATCAAAGCCGCCGTCACTCCAGCATTTACTGAGCAATTCCCCGGTGTGAATGGGCTCGGGATCTCCATTGCCCGGTTGGATGTAGCCGTTGGTGGTGTGATCCCAATGCACACACACCCGGGTGGTTCTGAGCTCCTTTTGGTGACACAAGGGTTTATTCAAGCCGGTTTTATCTCCTCGGCTAATACGGTTTACGTGAAGACATTAAAGAAGGGTGATATTATGTTGTTTCCTCAAGGGTTGTTGCATTTTCAGGTGAATGCTGGTGGTGTTACCGCGGTTGCATATGCGAGCTTCAGTAGCGCGACACCGGGCCTACAGATTCTTGATTTCGCATTGTTTGCTAATGATTTGCCGTCGAAATTGGTGGAGGCGACTACTTTCCTTGATGATGCAACTGTGAAGGCGCTCAAGGCTGTTCTTGGTGGAACTGGCTAA